One region of Bdellovibrionota bacterium genomic DNA includes:
- a CDS encoding DinB family protein yields MTNAELQSLIADLARTPEKIRQAIGQISGRDPRWKPKSQAFSALENVCHLRDIEREGHAIRIARLLQEDQPFLPNIDGDRLAIARRYNEQNLDLAFNEFIEARQATIRILKDVSSESLNRSGTLETGGVVSVEKLLLMIREHDEGHIRFIHELAQDQELPLLNVGDQLGSQFKPA; encoded by the coding sequence ATGACAAACGCTGAACTTCAATCCCTGATTGCAGATCTCGCTCGAACCCCGGAAAAAATCCGGCAGGCTATCGGTCAAATAAGCGGCCGCGATCCACGCTGGAAACCAAAATCACAGGCATTTTCGGCACTGGAAAATGTTTGTCACCTCCGTGATATCGAGCGGGAGGGACATGCAATTCGGATCGCAAGACTACTCCAGGAAGATCAGCCATTTCTGCCCAACATCGATGGTGACCGCCTCGCCATTGCACGGCGATACAACGAACAGAATCTCGATTTAGCTTTCAACGAATTCATCGAAGCTAGGCAAGCGACCATTCGCATACTTAAAGACGTTTCTTCGGAAAGCCTGAATCGAAGCGGAACCTTGGAAACGGGCGGAGTCGTGTCAGTTGAAAAACTCTTATTGATGATCCGAGAACACGACGAAGGTCATATCCGTTTCATCCACGAACTTGCGCAGGACCAAGAGTTACCGCTTCTTAATGTAGGTGA